From the Drosophila willistoni isolate 14030-0811.24 chromosome 2L unlocalized genomic scaffold, UCI_dwil_1.1 Seg168, whole genome shotgun sequence genome, the window tctatatatatctatatacataaataataaacaacaGTTTGTACATAATACAATACCAACgaaagacaaaacaaaaatcaagaaCAAGAAAATCAATTTGCAGTTCATTTTCAATTATACGTAATTGTATCGTGTTcgtatatattttgttctaTAAACATATGAATTATAGATTGTGATTAACTTGCACCACACATATTAAATTACAGTTGTTATTAGTTGAAGAAGCAAGCAATACTTGGTTAGATAGATTATAAATAAGAAGAGAAGTATCACAGAACGATCTATCGATCGATTAGATCTTCTACTTACCCGTAGCGCATTCAGATGTCTCATACGACATGGTCGATTGTACATCACCGGCATTTTGCTCTTGTCTAGAAAAAATTATCGGAAATGTAAACATAAGTGATGAAATATAAGAAGTTATTTATTTACCTTATTATCACATCTGTTATGACTTGCTTCTCTGTATCCGTATAATCATTACGTCTGCGTCCAATTTTCTTTTCGAAATCAGCCTCGACAAAATCACCCAATGTGCGCGTAGGAAACTCATTGGACTTAGCTGGCGGTGGCTGATCTAATTTCAAATCTTTCAGCTTTTTCATAACACGCTCCAAGGCCTGAACGGCATCATCATCGTTGTAGCCAAAGTTCTTATGCAATTTGACTTGCAAGTACTCAATAATGGCATCCATATCCTTTAGCCGTAGCAACTCATCTTTATGCAGATACAGAATGGTAATTGCCATCGATAAAATGACACGATCCCCATCCAACAGAAAAATATCCCATACACGCAAACTGAGACTAAAGGGAACCTAGAATTAGAACATACGATGGTGAATAGATTAgcttaattaattaattccTATTGTCGTTTCATACCCTTTCAACAAAGACAACGAAAAACCATTTGATTGCATACAGTAAGGCATCCACATTGTGTTTGGTGAAATGTTTATGCAGTTTGCGCATTATTTTGGACAATATACGATCATGATGATCAATGAACCGCGTCAGTTTAGGAAAACCCTCGATAAACAGACCGTGCATGCCATATTTTTTATCCGTTATCAGTGCATTCAGAGCCCAGAAAGCCTCCTCCTCATGCATGTAGAGAAGCAGAACACCGGCCACACAGGCCATACCCTGGCAGTAGCCCAATTCTGAATTGTAAATGCTATAGGCGTTGAGCACATTAAACAAGGAGCATTGTTTTACACTGTAACGCTCCCTGTAGGCAAGATTATCGCGAAATTGTCGATTAACATCGGCATCAATTTGTCGCGTTTCCGTGGAGTACTTTTTGGCCAACTGCAGCATCCGCGTGTACACCCCTTTGTGTGTGGCCATGGCCTGATCCACATTGAGTAACAGTTTCCAAACCGACCAGCGCACTTTATCGGGTATACCCTTGTAGACACGCTTATGCAGCTTCTCTGGTGCAGGTGGCCAATGACTGAGCATTTTCATCCATTTTTTATCGCGCTCCAGTTCTATTTTGTTGCGTTGAACTTCCTGAGAGTCGCGGGTGTTGGGCAGGCGGGAATCATGCATAAAGCCATATCTAAGAACAAGTTCAAAAATAAAGATAAGATATTATCCCATTGAGATAAGAAATTATGTTGTCAAATTTCAAGACTCACTTGTCAGTTATGTGATAGATCTCAAATTTGGGATTTTCCCAAGGATCAACCACATTGTTTGGATCCAGGCCAAGATCATAGCGCCTGAAGATGTCCTCGCGCTCATCCTCTGCACGCTTTATTAAGGCCTCCTGCTGATCACCATCCGTCATCATGGGCTAAGGGGGTGGAGGGGGAGCAGGGTGGAGACGGTCAGTTGGGGAGCGGCTGCTTCTCGGTTTCTGCTTATTTGACTCACTTGGCGATAGCGCGAAACTGTTGttgtgtattttgtttgtgttgtttttgtttttttttttttttgataaaaagACAAAAGCATTTATGTTAGCATATCAAAAGCCAAAGCACACGCTcgcacaacacacacacacacacatgttaTGAGTGCAAGTCAATCGATTTCACTGAGAGATTCTTAGGAATACCCTCGTCATCGCCATCGCCCTctccatcatcatcaccatcgcTACTTGCCTGCCACACCGCCGATTCAATGAATGACGTGATGttcaataatatttaaatatctcGCGGTCACAGCATCAACATATAAAATGGAAGAGCATgagaggcaacaacaacaagaatgaAAAACGCCCCCCTTTCATACTACTGGAAGAGCTGAGGCAGATGGATCTAAAGTTTAATTTCTAATGGCATGGCCTGTGACATCACACATTTACATATCTGATATTGAATATATTGCTATTTAAATGCTAAGTGCTctagatgttttttttttatttttattttatcttcATCAACTTCCTGTTTTTGTagcattttgcttttgttgttgtaattttgtCAACACTAACCGACACTCatgcacacacaaacatacatttaCAATGctaacacacacgcacacaatcacaaattacaaaataagaagaaagttttcattggaaaatgttttttctgtCTAGTCTTCGTGCTATTCAACTAATTCCGACTAAAATCCCCATCTTTAAATAACATTACGtttttaatataccatttaattttgttttcggtATTTCCTTTAAACAAATacacaaattaaacaattttcgtcactttcttttgctttttgttgatatttttaacCGATAGATTTGGTTATCGATATTCTAGACAAAATGCCCATGTGACATGACATTAATCGTAGGGGTTGGTAAATGTGAATATTACAGAAATTTACAATGTTTTCAACTTAAagaccaaaattaaaaaaacttaatttcaTCTAAGCACAGATGGTTAACAAAAACTactgaattaaaaaaaaaaacagtggAGTATGGATGCATCAATGTCGTGCCATCGGGGCATATTGATAAGTAAACAATTGTTATTCTTACTGTTAAGAATGGAGCAGCTCCAATTTAAATTGTTGTCCTCTTTAAAACTGGTCAAGAAATATGAATGGCTTTTGGATTTTTACATGCTGgtaagaaaaattaatttaagcTAATGTATAATGATAATCTTTGAGTATTTCAGGATTTTTATATAGAGGATCACTGGAAGAAATTGCCCGATGTATGGCAAGATCACCTGCAAAATCTCTCTCTGGAGGAGTTGGGTGAAGTCgttggaaatgaaaatgagtgCAATAGTGTCAAAAAAATCTGGCCTCTAGAGTTTCTGGCTCTAAGGCAATTGGTGAAGAATCTGTCCATAAACCGCAGGACCGTAGATAGAGTTTTCCCACAAGTTAGTGCATTATTTGTTGATGATATCATTTGTTAATGCGTTTTCCATTAATAGAATAACATGTCCTGCCCCCTGTTAGACCATCGCAAACTCAAGCACATCTTTCGAAAATGTGTGAAGCCCAAGAAATATCATGAGATCACACGAATGGCAGAGGTTTGCGCCAAAAGCTACCAAAAGATGTCGGTGGACTTTGTGGTAGATTTTGGAGCAGGTGTGGGACATTTGGCACGCATATTGGGCTACGGCTATGGCATTCAGGTGTGCTGCTTGGAAATGCAGGATAAATTGAATCAGCAAGCAATCGCAATAGATCACAAATTGGAAACCATGGCAAACAAATTTCTGGAGGACACAGAAATTGCTCATTTTAAGCAACCAAAACATGTAACTCAGTGTCTAACCAGTCGCACTACACCTACTGAATTCCTTCAGAGTTTACGCCAAGCCTTAAATTTGAACACTGATAACTTTCGTTTTGGTATAATTGGATTGCATCCGTGTGGAGACTTGGGTCCCACACTAATGAGAATGTTTTTGGCCTGTAAACAGGCCAAGTTCTTGAATTTTGTCAGCTGTTGCTATCAGAAGATGACTACCAAGACATTAAATTCTCAGACAAATTTGCCCGGATACCCGCTAAGTAAATTCCTGCACGGTCAAGATGATTTCCAACTTAGTTATGAAGCGAGAGAAGTATCTTGTCATGCGAACGAGGTGTATTTTGATCGCCTTACAACTGGACAACATGAATACCTGAAGATTCATTCGTTACGTGCAGCAGCAGAACGCTTGATACTCGAAGAGTTCCCCCTCCTGCGGCACTGCGCCCTGCGCAATGTAAAACATCAACCAGGCATGACTTTTGACGAGTGAGTTTCAAAGGCTGATAGATGTCACAACATCACATAATCCAttcgtacatatatatagatatttccGGCAAGCAGTAAAGGGGACGCGTTTCGAAACACTTGACCAACAAATCTGGACAGATAAACAGAAATTGCAAACCCAGGAGGATTTAAAGAACTGGCGACGCATCGTTTGCTTATTTACCTTAAGACTTTTGCTGGCTCCTCTTGTCGAGAGTATAATATTATATGACCGCGTGTTGTTCTTAATGGAGCATGGTAAGAAATAGAATATAAGAATAAATCTGCGGTTAAGTAACTAATATTTCACCCACTTTCCATTCAGATTGTGAAGTACACATTGAGGCTATTTTTGATCCGAGACTGTCACCCAGAAACCACATAACCAGCGCCATTAAAAGCTGATATTCGCCCATGGTCTTATCTGACCATAAATTCCAGCTTATCTCCAACGTAATTATGGTTagcgtatatacatatattatacatGTATCTTTATTGAAGACAAAATCGCATACAAAAGAATATTTAAAGTCTAGCCAAAAGTCGTTAAACGCGTTGAGATTTCATAGGATTTGCTGTTAATTATTTATAGTAGCCCTTTTCAGCGGCTGCCTCCACAATTGTCCTTATGGCTGTGAAGGCTTCACTGGCCGTTGGCTGTATCTGGACGGCTGGCAATATAAACAAATCCTGACTGTCTGGAGGACCACGCAGCTCAAACGTATAGGCTATTGGAATTTCTAGCTCGGCATGAGCCCAATCCATGCTGCCGCCACCCGCAGGATAAATTGTTTCATATAAGCTGCCGCTTACATAGTCACGACCGCTTTCTGCCTTTATTGCTGCGGTTGCTTTCTTACCAAACTCCTGGAGGTCATCATAGTTATAGACGCGATCTTTGGTGTGACCGTAGGGGAACATTAGCATTTGAGAGTACGAGTGTAAGGCAATATATGTCTTTATCTGTTCCTTCTTCGCATGGCTGCGTATAAATTCAATGAGCCGTTGCGTTTCCACCTCACTGCCGGCACTAGGACCCGCATAATCGTAACGTGTGGGATCACTGCTCGACCCAGTAGAGTTCCAATGATCCGGATAATTGCGATTCAAATCCACTCCTCGACTAGTACCGAAGAGCTGACGATTTTTACGCCACATTCGATCATGTTCAAAGGTATACTTATAACCGTCTGGATTGACACTCGGGAAAACAAACCAATTGTAATCTCTGGCTAGTTTCTGTACTCCTGCATCCTGGGACGTCAACAGCTCGTTGATAATATACGTGGCTGTGGCCGGTGAAATCCATTCCCGAGCATGTATGCCGGCCTCAATGAAAATCGCCTTATTATTTGGATTAGTGGCCAGTTTAATTCCCAAAATACGATTATTCTGAGTGCTAGAGCCCATATCCAAGACCGTAAGACGATCCGAATATTTTTCAGCCGTCTGGTCTAGCCAGGCGTAGATGGTTTTCAAATGGAAAAAGTGTTGCCAATCCAATTTGGAAGGATCAATGCTGTCAGGCAAAACTTCCCGTAAATTGCTATCAATCTTATCCTGAAAATTATAAGTCTGCAAAAAACAAGAGAGCGGGTCAATAAGCAGGGGTTTCAAGCAAGAAATATAAGAGTCAACTCACCAGTACACGATGCTGGATATTATATGTCTTGAGTAAATCCGCAAAATCTGCCACGCGATGGGCGGCCACCAGAATAGATAGTTTTTGTCCAATCTCCCGTGCATGACCAATAAATGTTAGGCTATCACTTTCATCTTCTAACTTCTGAAATAACTTGATTTGCTCCTCGGTATCAAATTGTACATTGTAGATGCGATAATGATCATAACGCGCCTGATCTGGTGGCACTTGGCAAGTTTC encodes:
- the LOC6640813 gene encoding USP6 N-terminal-like protein isoform X1 — its product is MMTDGDQQEALIKRAEDEREDIFRRYDLGLDPNNVVDPWENPKFEIYHITDKYGFMHDSRLPNTRDSQEVQRNKIELERDKKWMKMLSHWPPAPEKLHKRVYKGIPDKVRWSVWKLLLNVDQAMATHKGVYTRMLQLAKKYSTETRQIDADVNRQFRDNLAYRERYSVKQCSLFNVLNAYSIYNSELGYCQGMACVAGVLLLYMHEEEAFWALNALITDKKYGMHGLFIEGFPKLTRFIDHHDRILSKIMRKLHKHFTKHNVDALLYAIKWFFVVFVERVPFSLSLRVWDIFLLDGDRVILSMAITILYLHKDELLRLKDMDAIIEYLQVKLHKNFGYNDDDAVQALERVMKKLKDLKLDQPPPAKSNEFPTRTLGDFVEADFEKKIGRRRNDYTDTEKQVITDVIIRQEQNAGDVQSTMSYETSECATGDAYSMKTYQSITSLATSPAISSYSLYSNGFVVTTSTIEPDSRSQSVHNLHQQHRQHHYLSNGLKRHSYSSENDSRQRLDLDQALEALHMKSPTTNYHQQQAEQRYHQSIQIIQNGQVRDKDAIQNGDAAAVNNNYDYDDDDDDALSVENTRL
- the LOC6640813 gene encoding USP6 N-terminal-like protein isoform X2 translates to MMTDGDQQEALIKRAEDEREDIFRRYDLGLDPNNVVDPWENPKFEIYHITDKYGFMHDSRLPNTRDSQEVQRNKIELERDKKWMKMLSHWPPAPEKLHKRVYKGIPDKVRWSVWKLLLNVDQAMATHKGVYTRMLQLAKKYSTETRQIDADVNRQFRDNLAYRERYSVKQCSLFNVLNAYSIYNSELGYCQGMACVAGVLLLYMHEEEAFWALNALITDKKYGMHGLFIEGFPKLTRFIDHHDRILSKIMRKLHKHFTKHNVDALLYAIKWFFVVFVERVPFSLSLRVWDIFLLDGDRVILSMAITILYLHKDELLRLKDMDAIIEYLQVKLHKNFGYNDDDAVQALERVMKKLKDLKLDQPPPAKSNEFPTRTLGDFVEADFEKKIGRRRNDYTDTEKQVITDVIIRQEQNAGDVQSTMSYETSECATVTLTVPEDTHSLRSSLAGTSVASSETMSLEDNNIHLKTANMLQNTPQRELLGT
- the LOC6640814 gene encoding methyltransferase-like protein 25B isoform X1, whose product is MDASMSCHRGILISKQLLFLLLRMEQLQFKLLSSLKLVKKYEWLLDFYMLDFYIEDHWKKLPDVWQDHLQNLSLEELGEVVGNENECNSVKKIWPLEFLALRQLVKNLSINRRTVDRVFPQNNMSCPLLDHRKLKHIFRKCVKPKKYHEITRMAEVCAKSYQKMSVDFVVDFGAGVGHLARILGYGYGIQVCCLEMQDKLNQQAIAIDHKLETMANKFLEDTEIAHFKQPKHVTQCLTSRTTPTEFLQSLRQALNLNTDNFRFGIIGLHPCGDLGPTLMRMFLACKQAKFLNFVSCCYQKMTTKTLNSQTNLPGYPLSKFLHGQDDFQLSYEAREVSCHANEVYFDRLTTGQHEYLKIHSLRAAAERLILEEFPLLRHCALRNVKHQPGMTFDEYFRQAVKGTRFETLDQQIWTDKQKLQTQEDLKNWRRIVCLFTLRLLLAPLVESIILYDRVLFLMEHDCEVHIEAIFDPRLSPRNHITSAIKS
- the LOC6640814 gene encoding methyltransferase-like protein 25B isoform X2; translated protein: MAFGFLHAEDHWKKLPDVWQDHLQNLSLEELGEVVGNENECNSVKKIWPLEFLALRQLVKNLSINRRTVDRVFPQNNMSCPLLDHRKLKHIFRKCVKPKKYHEITRMAEVCAKSYQKMSVDFVVDFGAGVGHLARILGYGYGIQVCCLEMQDKLNQQAIAIDHKLETMANKFLEDTEIAHFKQPKHVTQCLTSRTTPTEFLQSLRQALNLNTDNFRFGIIGLHPCGDLGPTLMRMFLACKQAKFLNFVSCCYQKMTTKTLNSQTNLPGYPLSKFLHGQDDFQLSYEAREVSCHANEVYFDRLTTGQHEYLKIHSLRAAAERLILEEFPLLRHCALRNVKHQPGMTFDEYFRQAVKGTRFETLDQQIWTDKQKLQTQEDLKNWRRIVCLFTLRLLLAPLVESIILYDRVLFLMEHDCEVHIEAIFDPRLSPRNHITSAIKS
- the LOC6640863 gene encoding zinc carboxypeptidase; its protein translation is MKILNMLTWHSASLWLVITTLAMAATGSKVLSENVDCGGGSVVGGETCQVPPDQARYDHYRIYNVQFDTEEQIKLFQKLEDESDSLTFIGHAREIGQKLSILVAAHRVADFADLLKTYNIQHRVLTYNFQDKIDSNLREVLPDSIDPSKLDWQHFFHLKTIYAWLDQTAEKYSDRLTVLDMGSSTQNNRILGIKLATNPNNKAIFIEAGIHAREWISPATATYIINELLTSQDAGVQKLARDYNWFVFPSVNPDGYKYTFEHDRMWRKNRQLFGTSRGVDLNRNYPDHWNSTGSSSDPTRYDYAGPSAGSEVETQRLIEFIRSHAKKEQIKTYIALHSYSQMLMFPYGHTKDRVYNYDDLQEFGKKATAAIKAESGRDYVSGSLYETIYPAGGGSMDWAHAELEIPIAYTFELRGPPDSQDLFILPAVQIQPTASEAFTAIRTIVEAAAEKGYYK